The Thermosynechococcus sp. CL-1 genomic interval CGCGCATGAAATGGCTGTGCCAAATCAACCAAAAGACAGTTTCAAATCCCCAAAAGATGGCCGTTGTGAAAATCCCCATCGAAGCATACAGACTAAATTGACGGCTATAGTGATGCACACCCTTTTTATGATCAAAAAAAATCCAGCGCTTATCCAGATAGTATTTCACTACCAAACCCACGAGGGTACCCACTGCCACTGCGGTTATAAAATAAGGGAAACTATTATCAATGAGTAATATCACCCTTTGAAAAAATAAATTCATAAAGGTGGCAATAACCGCAAAAACTGTATAGCGAATAATCAGAGTTTGCAAACTCATAGAATCCCACCAAGAATAAAGAGAACTAGGCAGATCAAGAAACAAATTTGACTTTGGCGATCTTTAATTGCATAAACAATTGGATCATAGTGCATCAACCCGCGATGGGTCAGCAGGATGGTGCGGGTAATCCAATATAGCAGCACACAGCAAATACCCCAGAGCACCTGTGGTCTTGTGTAAAGAAGCTGCACTTGGGGAGAGTTGATATAGAGTGCCAGCACCAAAATTGAGACATAACCCGCCCCAATGGCCATCATGCTAATAATCGGCAAATCGTCAATATGATAGCTCCGACCACTGGTCTTGAGTTGTTTGCGGTGACGATGATCCACCAGTTCTGCTTGCCGCTTGACTGTTGCTAGGCAAAAGAAGAAAAAGATGGAGAAGGCCAAAAGCCAGACACTGAGGGAAATTCCTGTGGCAACCGCACCCGCAAAGATGCGAAGGGTATAGAGACCAGCGAGGGTGCAAATGTCAACAATAATCCGTCGCTTTAGGTAGAAGGAGTAGGCAGTTGTGAGACCATAATAGGCCAGCAGAATGCCCAGAAATGGCCAACTGATAGTGGTGGCGATCGCCATTCCCAGTTCTAAAAGCACCAAAATCATCCAGATCCCATGACAGAGGGGAATATCTCCAGCGGCAAAGGGGCGATGACGCTTGCGGGGATGGGCGCGATCGGCCTGCAAATCCAAAAGATCATTTAAGACATAGACACTAGAAGCCGTGAAATTAAAGGCAACCACTGCCAACAGCGAAATCCAAAAGGTTGGTAAATCAAATTGATGTCCCGCGAGCATAGGCACAAAGACCAAAACATTTTTTACCCACTGATGGGGGCGAATTTCTTTCAGGTAGGGTTGAATGCTTCGTTTTGCGGTACCTAGATGTTCTACATTGGGGTTGATTTGCTCAACTTTTTTGCGTAGCCGA includes:
- a CDS encoding GtrA family protein, which encodes MSLQTLIIRYTVFAVIATFMNLFFQRVILLIDNSFPYFITAVAVGTLVGLVVKYYLDKRWIFFDHKKGVHHYSRQFSLYASMGIFTTAIFWGFETVFWLIWHSHFMREIGAIIGLAIGYVVKYHLDKRYVFSHDA
- a CDS encoding UbiA family prenyltransferase — its product is MIYLAVDLDKTLLKTDVLLELIWSSFSQSLIQLFKTRSFNRAQIKRKLATLSKIEVTSLPYNSEVIQYIQAWKAKGGKVALVTATDQLIADKIAAHLGLFDEVYGSDGQLNLKGEHKARFIIERFGEKNFIYMGDSEADLPVWAVAAKAMTVNASPRLRKKVEQINPNVEHLGTAKRSIQPYLKEIRPHQWVKNVLVFVPMLAGHQFDLPTFWISLLAVVAFNFTASSVYVLNDLLDLQADRAHPRKRHRPFAAGDIPLCHGIWMILVLLELGMAIATTISWPFLGILLAYYGLTTAYSFYLKRRIIVDICTLAGLYTLRIFAGAVATGISLSVWLLAFSIFFFFCLATVKRQAELVDHRHRKQLKTSGRSYHIDDLPIISMMAIGAGYVSILVLALYINSPQVQLLYTRPQVLWGICCVLLYWITRTILLTHRGLMHYDPIVYAIKDRQSQICFLICLVLFILGGIL